The following coding sequences lie in one Arachis hypogaea cultivar Tifrunner chromosome 4, arahy.Tifrunner.gnm2.J5K5, whole genome shotgun sequence genomic window:
- the LOC112796773 gene encoding chromatin modification-related protein EAF1 B isoform X11: MRGCNSGSALLVNAEVDSMGGVVDGGVGIGLKTSPRRAAIEKAQAELRQEYDVREERRRELEFLEKGGNPLDFKFGNAASVSVQSTSFTDQHHEQLVTSEAKGSFALTASPHGDSVDSSARPGAPSLSEPNTADNLLLFDGVNELAEGEKRSLHSSKRNNIAPSEQSSQIGGTQIAKETEDSAIFRPYARRNRSRPNHGRGASRDGKGLLSDANKQKEHIVPSVSKTKPASSNGEITNNQTTNHPVDNELPGVRAHQTIGSASVPEDKLDITSYRRNLKDQSILPSQDDASQKPIIVPPGEANVVEEKDPPAASADLDPPPSVSTTPPGHECCSGQPNGFGNLKVDKKGAPKEGQNANDALGMKYFDSESYTQTSLARDVNNDSDWCTNTKNVEANGSTIYHPSEFEMKLYSTGCEVLNERNMTNAGESGSTVADEHVDGFQNNSGQMVKSDNEILINNSCMQNMVNDSSNMEGVHDNDSTVSKSGKEESGVLVDHSCYVKESRSDRHQVIMDRSISETPQTASAETVTAAQPGYQPCSTYQLKLTDKAREDSILEEAQTIEVKRRRIAELSIHTLPTQNYQKSHWGFLLEEMAWLANDFAQERLWKMTAAAQLCHRASFTSRLRSEKQNKSLGMKILSHNIAKAVMQFWHSVECDADDNLIGGLVESGTVDSSEASRDNRRNSDTVLEASKYMEGQHHVKKAALKVRAYALNFLKDNRSHGRSSQAEAPTTPEKISDSGTVDMSWEDNLSEESLFYTVPPSAMESYRKSVESHFLQCEKTGSSIQEEVETSMYDTPADFGSEEIAYDEDEAETSTYYLAAAYDGSRPPKSLQKRHKNRIKSYTNRSSEVGADLPYARYTTGTQPSTLFGKRPGSLHVGPIPIKRMRTASRQRVVSPFSGVSGTAQAQAKTDASSGDTSSFQDEQSTLHGSQIQKSVEVESAGEFEKPLPFDCAETSVKTKKKKLKNSGSTYDPAWQLDSVALNEQRDHSKKRLDSHHFESNGLYGQHNVKKPKTMKQSLDNNFDNIAPVTNSIPSPAASQMSNMSNPSKFIRIISGRDRGRKSKALKVSAGQPGSGTPWSLFEDQALVVLVHDMGPNWELVSDAINSALQFKCIFRKPKECKERHKILMDRTAGDGADSAEDSGSSQSYPSTLPGIPKQGSARQLFQRLREPMEEDTLKSHFDKIIKIGQRNDYRRNQNDNQDIKQLAPVHNSHMIALSQVCPNNLNGGVLTPLDLCDSNATSPELLSIGYQGSHAGGLPLSNHGSVPSALATSGLNSPITPSSGMGLGNNLSSLSGPLTASVRDSRYGVPRTSPLSAEEQQRIQYNQMMSGRNMQQSSMSVPGTHSGSDRGVRMLAGGNGMGMMGGVNRSIAMPRQGFQGMGSSSMLSSGGMISSSMVGLPSPGNVNTGVGAGPGNSMLRPREALHMMRPGHNQEHQRQMMVPELPMQVSQGNSQGVPAFSGMSSAFNNQTNPPPVQAYPAHAQQQHQLSQQQTHLSNSHPHLQGPNHATNSQQQVYAFRLAKERQLQQQQRYLQQQQQQFASSNSLIPHVQSQTQTPISSSPMQNSPQAQPQNSSQQVSLCPVTPSPPMTPISSQHQQQKHHLAQHGFSRNPGAGGLTNQTGKQRQRQAQQRQYQQPSRQHPSQPQHVQSQQQGKVPKGIGRGNMVAHQNRSVDPTHLNGLSVPPGSQTVEKGDQVMQMMQGQNHYPGSGLNSNPPSKPLGTAPSNHSQLQQKLQQSGPANTSSKQLQPILSTSDSSIQGQVSPTPSSHITSPTQPSVIASNHHQLKLQSQPESKQINQNQSNVQKMLQQNNQGCMDSAGELTAVPTASQCKTSEPPFDSGISNLVTQVNSFGGTPVGGNSAGSEPPNISQGVVSRSLSTSLPSQPHNAVVQWQQQPLPSQQKSSTQSVLSQQPYQPAEIHQHPQQQQDKERHSPKDVALQHQPQQQVQHLQPGQSSLLIRSPNSEVE, encoded by the exons ATGCGTGGATGTAACTCAGGTTCTGCTCTCCTTGTAAATGCTGAGGTTGATTCCATGGGAGGAGTTGTTGATGGTGGAGTTGGTATAGGTCTGAAAACCTCTCCGCGCCGAGCAGCTATTGAGAAGGCTCAAGCAGAGCTTAG ACAGGAGTATGACGTTCgtgaagaaaggagaagggaatTAGAATTTCTTGAGAAA GGTGGGAATCCGCTGGACTTTAAGTTTGGAAATGCTGCTTCAGTTAGTGTACAGTCTACATCATTCACTGATCAGCACCATGAGCAGTTGGTGACCAG TGAAGCTAAAGGTAGTTTTGCATTGACTGCTTCTCCTCACGGTGACTCTGTTGATAGTAGTGCTCGACCAGGGGCTCCTTCTCTTAGTGAACCAAATACTGCTGATAACCTCTTACTTTTTGATGGTGTAAATGAGTTGGCCGAAGGTGAAAAGCGGTCTCTACATTCCAGTAAAAGGAATAATATTGCACCATCAGAACAGTCTTCTCAAATTGGTGGGACTCAAATTGCTAAGGAGACGGAAGATTCTGCTATTTTCCGCCCATATGCTCGAAGGAACAGGTCCAGACCAAATCATGGTCGGGGTGCTTCAAGGGATGGGAAAGGGTTACTATCGGATGCAAACAAACAAAAGGAGCACATTGTGCCTTCTGTTTCTAAGACAAAGCCTGCTAGTTCAAATGGTGAGATAacaaacaatcaaacaactaatcaTCCGGTGGATAATGAATTGCCTGGTGTCCGGGCTCATCAAACTATTGGTAGTGCTAGTGTTCCTGAAGACAAATTGGACATTACCTCATATAGAAGAAACTTAAAGGATCAATCTATTCTACCTTCTCAGGATGATGCTTCACAAAAACCTATTATTGTGCCTCCTGGGGAAGCAAATGTGGTTGAAGAGAAGGACCCACCAGCAGCTTCAGCTGATCTTGATCCTCCACCTTCTGTATCTACTACACCACCAGGACATGAGTGTTGTTCTGGTCAGCCAAATGGATTTGGTAACTTGAAAGTGGACAAGAAAGGTGCACCAAAAGAAGGCCAAAATGCCAATGATGCACTAGGCATGAAGTATTTCGATTCAGAGTCCTACACACAAACTAGTTTAGCTAGAGATGTAAATAATGATAGTGATTGGTGTACCAATACAAAGAATGTTGAAGCAAATGGAAGTACCATTTATCATCCATCAGAGTTTGAGATGAAACTGTATTCAACCGGTTGTGAAGTTTTGAATGAAAGGAATATGACTAATGCTGGCGAAAGTGGTTCTACTGTTGCTGATGAACATGTTGATGGTTTTCAAAATAATTCTGGTCAAATGGTCAAAAGTGACAATGAGATCCTTATTAATAACTCTTGCATGCAAAACATGGTGAATGATTCTTCCAATATGGAGGGAGTGCATGACAATGATTCTACAGTATCAAAATCTGGTAAAGAGGAAAGTGGTGTCTTGGTGGATCATTCCTGTTATGTCAAGGAAAGCAGATCTGACAGGCATCAAGTTATTATGGATAGGTCAATTTCAGAGACTCCTCAAACTGCTTCAGCTGAAACAGTCACTGCTGCTCAGCCTGGTTATCAACCTTGTTCTACATACCAGTTGAAGCTAACAGACAAGGCTCGtgaagattctattttagaagaAGCACAAACTATAGAG GTTAAGCGGAGGAGGATTGCTGAGTTATCAATTCACACGTTGCCCACACAGAACTACCAAAAGTCTCATTGGGGTTTTCTCCTTGAGGAAATGGCATGGTTGGCAAATGATTTTGCCCAG GAGCGTCTTTGGAAGATGACTGCTGCTGCTCAATTGTGTCATCGAGCTTCTTTTACCTCCCGATTAAGAtctgaaaaacaaaacaaaagtctGGGAATGAAAATCTTGTCTCACAACATAGCAAAAGCTGTCATGCAGTTTTGGCATTCAGTTGAGTGTGATGCCGACGATAACCTAATTGGTGGTTTGGTTGAGTCTGGGACTGTTGATTCAAGTGAAGCATCTAGGGACAATAGAAGAAATTCTGATACAGTTCTG GAGGCAAGCAAATACATGGAAGGACAACATCATGTAAAGAAAGCTGCACTTAAAGTTCGTGCATATGCATTGAATTTTCTAAAGGATAATAGATCTCATGGAAGATCCTCTCAAGCTGAAGCACCCACAACACCTGAGAAGATATCTGACTCTGGGACTGTGGACATGTCATGGGAGGATAATCTTTCAGAA GAAAGTCTTTTCTACACGGTTCCTCCATCTGCCATGGAATCATATAGAAAATCTGTTGAATCTCACTTTCTACAATGCGAG AAAACTGGTAGTAGCATTCAGGAGGAGGTTGAAACATCTATGTATGACACCCCAGCAG ATTTTGGATCTGAAGAGATTGCATATGATGAGGATGAAGCAGAAACCAGTACTTACTATTTGGCTGCTGCTTATGATGGTAGCAGACCACCGAAATCTTTACAGAAACGGCATAAAAACAGGATAAAGTCTTACACTAATAGGTCCAGTGAAGTTGGAGCTGATTTGCCTTATGCACGCTATACAACTGGAACTCAGCCATCCACGCTGTTCGGAAAAAGGCCTGGTAGTTTACATGTTGGCCCAATACCAATAAAACGCATGCGTACAGCTTCTAGGCAGAGAGTTGTGAGTCCTTTCTCGGGGGTCAGCGGGACAGCACAGGCTCAAGCTAAGACAGATGCTTCGAGTGGAGATACCAGTTCCTTTCAGGATGAACAGAGTACTTTACATGGATCACAAATCCAGAAAAGTGTGGAGGTGGAGTCAGCTGGAGAATTTGAGAAGCCATTGCCTTTTGATTGTGCAGAAACATCTGttaaaacaaagaagaaaaagctaaaaAATTCG GGTTCTACATATGATCCGGCATGGCAATTGGATTCTGTTGCTCTAAATGAACag AGGGATCATTCAAAGAAGAGATTGGATAGCCATCACTTTGAATCCAATG GTTTATATGGGCAACATAATGTGAAGAAGCCAAAGACGATGAAGCAATCGCTTGATAACAATTTTGACAATATTGCCCCAGTGACTAATTCTATTCCTTCCCCAGCTGCTTCACAAATGAGCAACATGTCCAACCCAAGTAAATTTATTAGGATAATTAGCGGACGTGACAGGGGCAGGAAATCCAAAGCACTGAAG GTCTCTGCTGGACAGCCTGGTTCTGGAACCCCATGGTCACTATTTGAAGACCAG GCACTTGTTGTCTTGGTGCATGATATGGGTCCAAATTGGGAGCTTGTAAGTGATGCTATCAACAGTGCTCTTCAATTCAAG TGTATCTTTCGGAAGCCAAAAGAATGCAAGGAGCGCCACAAGATTTTAATGGACAGAACTGCTGGCGATGGTGCTGATAGTGCTGAAGACTCGGGATCTTCTCAGTCTTATCCATCTACACTCCCAGGAATTCCAAAG CAGGGTAGTGCCAGGCAGTTGTTCCAACGTTTGCGAGAGCCAATGGAGGAGGATACCCTGAAATCTCATTTTGATAAAATCATAAAGATTGGGCAGAGGAATGATTACCGTAGGAATCAG AATGATAACCAGGATATAAAACAATTAGCACCTGTCCATAATTCACATATGATTGCTCTTTCTCAAGTCTGCCCAAACAACTTGAATGGAGGTGTTTTAAC GCCGCTTGATCTGTGTGATTCAAATGCAACAAGCCCAGAGCTCCTATCCATTGGGTATCAAGGTTCTCATGCTGGCGGCTTACCATTATCAAATCATGGTTCTGTACCATCAGCCCTTGCAACTTCTGGGTTGAACTCTCCTATTACACCGTCTTCTGGTATGGGTCTTGGAAATAACTTGTCTTCACTATCTGGTCCGTTGACTGCCTCTGTCAG GGATAGCAGATATGGAGTTCCAAGAACCTCACCTTTATCAGCAGAAGAACAGCAGAGAATACAATATAATCAGATGATGTCTGGcagaaacatgcagcaatctAGCATGTCAGTTCCTGGAACTCATTCCGGAAGTGATCGTGGTGTTCGCATGTTGGCTGGTGGAAATGGTATGGGCATGATGGGTGGGGTGAACAGAAGCATTGCAATGCCAAGGCAGGGGTTTCAAGGGATGGGATCATCATCGATGCTCAGCTCTGGGGGCATGATTTCTTCCAGTATGGTGGGGTTGCCAAGCCCCGGAAATGTGAACACTGGAGTTGGTGCCGGACCAGGCAACTCAATGCTTAGACCTCGTGAGGCTCTGCATATGATGAGG CCTGGCCACAATCAAGAACATCAAAGGCAAATGATGGTTCCAGAACTACCAATGCAGGTCAGCCAAGGGAACAGTCAAGGTGTTCCAGCTTTTAGTGGGATGAGTTCTGCTTTTAATAATCAGACAAATCCACCACCTGTTCAAGCATACCCTGCTCATGCCCAGCAGCAGCATCAGTTGTCCCAGCAACAGACCCATCTCAGCAATTCTCATCCTCATCTTCAAGGTCCTAATCATGCTACGAATTCACAGCAACAAGTTTATGCATTCCGATTGGCAAAAGAAAGGCAACTACAGCAACAGCAGCGTTAtctgcagcagcagcagcagcagtttgCCTCATCAAATTCACTGATTCCACATGTTCAGTCACAAACTCAGACCCCCATATCATCATCACCTATGCAGAACAGTCCCCAAGCGCAACCACAAAATTCATCTCAACAAGTATCTCTTTGCCCTGTAACACCATCACCTCCTATGACTCCCATATCATCCCAGCACCAACAACAGAAGCATCACCTTGCACAACATGGATTCAGCAGGAATCCTGGTGCTGGCGGGTTGACTAATCAAACGGGGAAGCAACGGCAACGTCAGGCACAGCAGCGGCAGTATCAACAGCCTAGTAGGCAGCATCCTAGTCAGCCGCAGCATGTACAGTCTCAACAGCAAGGTAAAGTTCCGAAAGGAATTGGAAGAGGAAACATGGTGGCCCACCAGAATCGTTCTGTTGATCCTACACATCTAAATGGTCTCTCCGTACCTCCAGGAAGTCAAACTGTTGAGAAAGGGGACCAAGTCATGCAGATGATGCAAGGCCAAAACCACTATCCTGGATCTGGTTTGAATTCAAATCCACCCTCGAAGCCATTGGGTACTGCTCCTTCAAATCATTCCCAGTTGCAGCAAAAGCTACAACAATCTGGACCAGCAAACACTTCATCAAAGCAATTGCAGCCAATACTATCTACTTCTGATAGTAGCATTCAAGGGCAAGTTTCACCAACACCATCATCTCATATAACGTCACCTACACAGCCCTCTGTTATTGCTTCTAACCATCATCAACTGAAGCTACAGTCTCAGCCAGAGTCTAAGCAAATTAATCAGAATCAATCAAATGTTCAGAAAATGCTGCAACAAAACAATCAG GGTTGTATGGATTCTGCTGGTGAGCTAACAGCTGTTCCTACGGCATCTCAATGTAAAACATCCGAACCTCCATTTGATTCCGGTATTTCCAATCTAGTTACACAGGTGAACTCTTTTGGGGGCACACCTGTTGGTGGAAATTCAGCTGGAAGTGAGCCACCAAATATTAGTCAAGGGGTGGTATCAAGATCGTTATCAACCAGCTTGCCTTCTCAGCCACATAATGCTGTGGTGCAGTGGCAGCAGCAGCCATTGCCTTCTCAACAGAAGTCTTCAACACAGTCTGTCCTGTCTCAACAGCCATATCAGCCAGCAGAAATACATCAGCATCCACAGCAGCAGCAAGATAAGGAGCGACATTCTCCCAAAGATGTGGCTTTGCAACATCAACCCCAGCAGCAAGTGCAACATTTACAACCAGGGCAGAGCAGTTTGCTTATCCGTTCACCTAATTCTGAAGTGGAATGA